A DNA window from Maribellus comscasis contains the following coding sequences:
- a CDS encoding carboxymuconolactone decarboxylase family protein, with the protein MKNLDKQKIEDIVTTRKQAHSYFLKKSKVYRSFVEMEQNTYTDGELSKKQKELIAIGISVVINCESCMEWHIKQALDDEASEGEIIEAIEVGIEMSGGPGTASARFAMNVMEAYKK; encoded by the coding sequence ATGAAAAACCTGGATAAACAAAAAATTGAAGACATTGTAACCACCCGGAAACAAGCACATTCTTATTTTCTGAAAAAGTCGAAAGTGTACCGCTCTTTCGTTGAAATGGAACAAAATACCTATACGGACGGGGAGTTAAGCAAAAAACAAAAGGAGTTGATCGCCATTGGTATTTCGGTGGTAATCAACTGCGAATCGTGTATGGAATGGCACATTAAACAGGCGCTTGACGATGAAGCTTCGGAAGGCGAAATTATAGAAGCCATTGAAGTGGGTATAGAAATGAGCGGTGGCCCCGGCACCGCCTCCGCACGATTTGCGATGAATGTAATGGAAGCATATAAAAAGTAG
- a CDS encoding M14 family metallopeptidase, translated as MKKNAFILILSLLFLSLFVLNCSIKETKWKGQAPIQKVNTETRPVQYQLKKTFNLGAGIYCSNNFDGARLNGAVLTHDTLLTVLVTPENTPINSSPWYAFKIWSETPKNVRLKITYNEGVNHRYYPKVSSDGKNWSKVDSTRYFPDSVSLTKGESPKFCEMNFSLGPDTLWIAAQELITSKQINRWAMKLAEKPFVSMFEIGKSFEGRPINAMQIGNRENKKLIMVLSRQHPPEVTGWLAMKWFVETLCSETKVAEEFRNEYTTFVVPLANPDGVDNGNWRHGSGGIDLNRDWESFNQPETQAIRDFMKTTVSKGGTFYFGVDFHSTFEDIYYTVPPERKGNMPGLVPDLITAVGDEIPGYEPNIRPSDINEPKINSTKYFFYEFGAEAVTYEIGDNTPRSLIKTKGELTALKMMKLMAVRKN; from the coding sequence ATGAAAAAAAATGCTTTCATACTAATCTTATCTCTTTTGTTCTTGTCTTTGTTTGTGTTGAATTGCTCAATCAAAGAGACAAAATGGAAGGGACAAGCTCCAATACAAAAGGTAAATACGGAAACACGCCCTGTTCAATATCAACTTAAAAAAACATTTAATCTGGGAGCCGGAATCTATTGTTCCAATAATTTCGACGGAGCACGACTAAACGGAGCTGTACTCACCCATGACACTTTGCTTACTGTTTTAGTCACTCCTGAAAACACACCAATAAACAGCAGCCCATGGTATGCATTTAAAATATGGTCGGAGACACCAAAAAATGTAAGACTAAAAATTACTTATAATGAAGGTGTTAATCACAGGTACTATCCCAAAGTAAGCTCCGATGGAAAGAACTGGTCGAAGGTTGATTCGACCCGGTATTTTCCGGATTCTGTTTCTCTCACAAAAGGAGAAAGTCCAAAGTTTTGTGAAATGAATTTTTCGCTGGGCCCCGACACATTGTGGATTGCGGCACAGGAACTGATAACTTCAAAACAAATTAACAGGTGGGCGATGAAGCTGGCAGAAAAGCCCTTTGTTTCAATGTTTGAAATCGGCAAAAGTTTTGAAGGCAGGCCAATCAATGCAATGCAAATCGGAAATCGGGAAAATAAAAAATTGATCATGGTTTTATCGCGGCAACACCCGCCGGAAGTTACAGGCTGGCTGGCAATGAAATGGTTTGTAGAAACACTTTGTTCTGAAACGAAAGTTGCAGAAGAATTCAGAAATGAATATACCACATTTGTTGTTCCATTGGCAAATCCGGATGGTGTTGATAACGGAAACTGGCGTCATGGCTCAGGTGGAATTGATTTAAACCGCGATTGGGAGAGTTTTAACCAACCCGAAACGCAGGCTATTCGTGACTTTATGAAAACCACAGTAAGCAAGGGTGGAACGTTTTACTTTGGAGTTGATTTTCACTCCACATTTGAAGACATCTATTATACCGTTCCGCCTGAACGAAAAGGAAATATGCCCGGACTGGTTCCCGATTTAATTACAGCCGTAGGCGATGAAATTCCCGGATATGAGCCCAATATCCGCCCCAGCGACATCAATGAACCAAAAATAAATTCGACAAAATATTTCTTTTACGAATTTGGAGCTGAAGCTGTAACCTACGAGATTGGCGACAATACTCCGCGCAGTTTAATAAAAACCAAAGGAGAACTCACTGCGCTAAAAATGATGAAATTAATGGCAGTCAGAAAAAATTAA
- a CDS encoding Gfo/Idh/MocA family protein, with the protein MQKIHIGFLGAGGIARAHAYSIQALKYYYSEVPELIFESVASARKESRESFAQKFGFSKAESVTEFTKNKNIDAVFILGPNKVHFEHFQQALQMPNVKYIYLEKPVCSSVQEEEEMKRLLNEFGGNVKIQVGFQYLQTSSVREALKFWKSGKLGKPIHFDLKYYHGDYLQSSYREKRVTRLTPAPDGGAMADLGSHGISLLMAFMGEELQITGALQGGNFNDVPAGSDLFSSLSMVEPETGAVGNMSASRISSGTGDLVHLEIYAEKGALKYSSKQSEYYEYYEEGSNQWVKQMVGSNYKPVTSFPSGHVPPGWLRSMVHAHYCFFTGDDEPTFIPDLNHGLAVQRIVRETADHLNEFRNKYKNGGA; encoded by the coding sequence ATGCAAAAAATACATATTGGATTTCTGGGAGCCGGTGGAATTGCGAGAGCGCACGCCTATTCCATCCAGGCTTTAAAATATTATTACAGCGAAGTTCCTGAATTAATCTTTGAATCGGTAGCGTCGGCGCGTAAAGAAAGCCGGGAAAGTTTTGCTCAAAAGTTTGGTTTTTCAAAAGCTGAGTCGGTAACGGAATTCACCAAAAACAAAAATATAGATGCCGTTTTTATTTTAGGGCCCAATAAGGTTCATTTTGAACATTTTCAACAGGCCCTGCAAATGCCAAATGTAAAATATATTTACCTCGAAAAGCCGGTTTGCTCTTCAGTGCAGGAAGAAGAGGAAATGAAAAGACTTTTGAATGAGTTTGGCGGGAACGTAAAAATTCAGGTCGGGTTTCAATACTTGCAAACTTCGTCGGTTCGCGAAGCATTGAAATTCTGGAAATCGGGAAAATTAGGGAAACCCATTCATTTCGATTTAAAATATTATCATGGTGATTATTTACAGTCGTCGTATCGCGAAAAGCGTGTTACCCGTTTAACACCGGCACCCGATGGCGGTGCCATGGCCGATTTGGGGTCACACGGTATTAGTTTGTTGATGGCTTTTATGGGGGAAGAGCTTCAGATTACCGGTGCTTTACAAGGGGGGAATTTTAATGATGTTCCGGCTGGGTCTGATTTATTTAGCTCACTTTCAATGGTAGAGCCTGAAACCGGCGCCGTGGGAAATATGTCGGCAAGCCGTATCAGTTCCGGGACCGGCGATTTGGTGCATCTTGAAATTTATGCTGAAAAAGGAGCATTAAAATATTCTTCAAAACAATCGGAATACTATGAATATTATGAAGAAGGAAGTAATCAGTGGGTAAAACAAATGGTGGGCAGCAATTACAAACCGGTAACCAGTTTTCCTTCCGGGCATGTTCCGCCGGGGTGGCTTCGTTCCATGGTTCATGCTCACTATTGCTTTTTTACCGGAGATGATGAGCCGACTTTTATTCCGGATTTAAACCATGGGCTTGCTGTCCAGCGTATTGTCAGAGAGACCGCCGATCATTTGAACGAATTTAGAAATAAATATAAAAATGGGGGAGCGTAG